The genomic window taatacaacttttgttttttgttctaGTTGATCATCTTCGCCGCTTGCGTGGCTTCTGCCCTCGCCCAATACCCCGCCCCAGCTTACAAGCCCGCTTACTCGGCACCAGCTTACTCCGCACCAAAGGCCTACGCTCCAGAACCCGCATACGCCCCAGCCCCATACAACTTCGAATACAGCGTAAACGACCCACACACCTACGACGTCAAGAGCCAATCCGAATACGCCGACGGTAACGGTTACGTCAAAGGATCTTACAGCCTTTTGGAAGCCGACGGTTCCACCCGCGTCGTCGAATACACCGCCGATGACTACAACGGTTTCAACGCCGAAGTCAAGAAAATCGAAGGAGGATACAAGGCCCCATACAGCGCACCGGCCTACAAGCCCGCTTACCCAGCACCAGCTGCCTACCCAGCACCAGCTTACCCAGCACCGGCTTACAAACCAGCCCCGTACAAGCCAGCTTACGCTGCACCGGCCTACAAGCCCGCTCCATACAAGGCATACTAATAACCTCAATTCCTCCTCGTGATGAGCACCACTTCCAGACTATATAACTCGTCACCGTCAGTGAAACCAACCAACACTCGACCGAGTAACACATTATcgtgtgtatatacatttcgcgtatataaacatgtattttgtaaataattcatacgacatcatattatcatcattatttatattatttatattatattgatccgTCGTGATACTATGATATGATAAACCGTGTCTTGTTTTTCTTTCAAActacacaatatatacctCTCCGGTGCATACCTGGTATACACTCCTCgctaataacgataataaaatactattgcgGTGTTACGCAGCAACAACagtgtaataaactaatagcACAAATAATTGAGTGATGATTTGGCGT from Aphis gossypii isolate Hap1 chromosome 1, ASM2018417v2, whole genome shotgun sequence includes these protein-coding regions:
- the LOC114126117 gene encoding cuticle protein 7-like isoform X8, with product MAAKLIIFAACVASALAQYPAPAYKPAYSAPAYSAPKAYAPEPAYAPAPYNFEYSVNDPHTYDVKSQSEYADGNGYVKGSYSLLEADGSTRVVEYTADDYNGFNAEVKKIEGGYKAPYSAPAYKPAYPAPAAYPAPAYPAPAYKPAPYKPAYAAPAYKPAPYKAY
- the LOC114126117 gene encoding cuticle protein 7-like isoform X1, whose translation is MALVSIITSSLLYTVIQYFDKTTKKSTKMAAKLIIFAACVASALAQYPAPAYKPAYSAPAYSAPKAYAPEPAYAPAPYNFEYSVNDPHTYDVKSQSEYADGNGYVKGSYSLLEADGSTRVVEYTADDYNGFNAEVKKIEGGYKAPYSAPAYKPAYPAPAAYPAPAYPAPAYKPAPYKPAYAAPAYKPAPYKAY
- the LOC114126117 gene encoding cuticle protein 7-like isoform X6: MAAKLIIFAACVASALAQYPAPAYKPAYSAPAYSAPAYSAPKAYAPEPAYAPAPYNFEYSVNDPHTYDVKSQSEYADGNGYVKGSYSLLEADGSTRVVEYTADDYNGFNAEVKKIEGGYKAPYSAPAYKPAYPAPAAYPAPAYPAPAYKPAPYKPAYAAPAYKPAPYKAY